A portion of the Moraxella ovis genome contains these proteins:
- a CDS encoding aminoglycoside phosphotransferase family protein codes for MTARHDEMMAFLNANLSMGFRVESLAGDASFRRYHRIYMNAGEGVYTTYLLMDAPPDKESVVEFVNVAEIMTSAVNVPDIIARDIERGFLLLQDFGAVEFAHLIRDDADNVNAYYTKALQTLADLQTLPTDVNLPAYSDEKLCAEMDLFTEWFLPYVGVSLTEDAKSMWQTFKDDLIEQIKLQPKVVVHRDYHSRNLMADKGSDALGVIDFQDAVIGAYSYDLVSLVRDAYVDFHETWVNARIGEFHAIKALNINLDDFIRDVNIMGVQRHLKVLGIFIRLSERDGKHRYLEDIPKVMKDLNAELEWLQSHGEQSIEPFYAWLKAHVLPSYHANFN; via the coding sequence ATGACAGCACGCCATGATGAGATGATGGCTTTTTTGAATGCTAACCTAAGCATGGGTTTTCGTGTGGAGAGCTTGGCGGGCGATGCCAGCTTCCGCCGTTATCATCGTATCTATATGAACGCTGGTGAGGGTGTGTACACCACTTATCTGCTCATGGATGCACCGCCTGATAAAGAAAGCGTGGTCGAATTCGTGAATGTCGCTGAGATCATGACCAGTGCTGTCAATGTGCCTGATATTATTGCGCGTGACATTGAGCGAGGGTTTTTGCTGTTACAAGATTTTGGTGCGGTGGAATTTGCACATCTAATTCGTGACGATGCGGACAATGTTAATGCATATTATACCAAGGCATTGCAGACTTTAGCGGACTTACAGACTTTACCTACCGATGTTAATTTGCCTGCTTACAGTGACGAGAAGCTGTGTGCTGAGATGGATTTATTCACCGAGTGGTTCCTGCCTTATGTGGGTGTGTCTTTGACAGAAGATGCAAAGAGCATGTGGCAGACATTTAAAGATGATCTTATTGAGCAAATCAAGCTGCAGCCAAAAGTCGTCGTCCACCGTGACTATCACAGTCGCAATCTCATGGCGGATAAAGGCAGTGATGCGCTTGGCGTGATTGACTTTCAAGATGCGGTCATCGGTGCGTACAGTTATGATTTGGTGAGTCTGGTGCGCGATGCTTATGTTGATTTTCATGAGACTTGGGTTAATGCTAGGATTGGCGAATTTCACGCCATCAAAGCGCTAAATATTAATTTGGATGACTTTATCAGGGACGTGAACATCATGGGCGTACAGCGCCATCTAAAAGTGCTTGGCATTTTTATTCGCCTCTCAGAACGCGATGGTAAACATCGATATCTAGAGGATATTCCAAAAGTGATGAAAGACTTGAATGCTGAGCTAGAATGGCTACAATCCCATGGTGAGCAGAGCATCGAGCCATTTTATGCGTGGCTAAAAGCGCATGTCTTGCCATCTTATCATGCTAATTTTAACTAA